One genomic region from Entelurus aequoreus isolate RoL-2023_Sb linkage group LG14, RoL_Eaeq_v1.1, whole genome shotgun sequence encodes:
- the smarcal1 gene encoding SWI/SNF-related matrix-associated actin-dependent regulator of chromatin subfamily A-like protein 1 translates to MSLQLTAEQQRRIEENRRKALERRAQRVGQTIATNKHGPTDLIQAASQPKRFATPSSKNSPTSSNHIKSSSGSDNHSSSSKLIPVKDALPPASFQHVNHPMKSRDNINVKPVHTSPSNAVVGSFYKQPNKPTSDSTSTLNAVPAKKQAVSTRGKCVLHTEGRFRVEVGYNAELIAVFKSIPSKSYDPTTKMWSFSMEDYQELMTQAASIASVALRPLEGAEAVDMAAATSSAQDGLALTALLRLCSGWQKAGAILQGQCTLVSPTMFEVDAGYNVDLIAAFKQMPTKTYDIKSRKWSFSLKDYRRLMELLGGIAAVEVEPLPRAVVQAFSDRFEGPQAKSLDVPEADLSHVDPLITSSLMPFQKEGVNFAVFKQGRLLLADDMGLGKTVQAICIASYYRKEWPVLVVAPSSVRFTWAEAFQRWLPSLSPDSINVVVKAKDNLRAGLVNIISYDLLSRMDKQLPGSHFDILIMDESHFLKNMKTARCKAALPLLKKAKRVILLSGTPAMSRPSELYTQILAVKPSLFPRFHEFGLRYCDAKQSVWGWDYSGSSHLSELKLLLSESLMLRRLKSEVLSQLPSKQRKVVTVTIDGVSNRTKAALSAAALQLAKGHNNKKDENEALLIFYNHTAEAKLQAITEYITDMLECGREKFLVFAHHKLVLDHITNELVKKDVCFIRIDGTTPSSERQLLCDKFQYSNKTCVAVLSITAANMGLTLHAADLVIFAELFWNPGVLVQAEDRVHRIGQTNNVNIHYLVAKGTADDHLWPMIQTKMKVLEQVGLSESNLSSNAVTAQFHTRDHLQRSIADMFERSFSNDDKMDDESLIEEVNLCADF, encoded by the exons ATACCAGTCAAAGATGCTCTTCCTCCAGCCAGTTTCCAGCATGTCAATCATCCCATGAAAAGCAGAGACAACATTAATGTCAAGCCAGTCCACACTTCTCCCAGCAATGCTGTGGTGGGCTCCTTCTACAAACAGCCAAACAAACCCACCTCAGACTCAACTTCTACTTTAAATGCAGTGCCTGCTAAAAAGCAGGCCGTTTCCACCAGGGGGAAATGTGTGCTGCACACTGAGGGACGCTTCAGGGTGGAAGTTGGCTACAATGCGGAGCTAATTGCTGTTTTTAAATCCATTCCATCTAAAAGCTATG ACCCCACCACCAAGATGTGGAGCTTCAGTATGGAGGACTACCAAGAGCTAA TGACCCAGGCAGCGTCCATCGCCTCAGTGGCTTTGAGGCCTCTCGAGGGGGCGGAGGCGGTGGACATGGCGGCAGCGACTAGCAGCGCTCAAGACGGGTTGGCGCTTACCGCTCTGCTTAGGCTGTGCAGCGGATGGCAGAAAGCAGGCGCCATCCTCCAGGGCCAGTGCACCTTGGTGTCGCCCACCATGTTTGAAGTGGATGCCGGTTACAATGTGGATTTGATTGCAGCATTTAAGCAAATGCCAACAAAGACTTATG ACATTAAATCACGGAAGTGGAGCTTTTCACTGAAGGACTACAGGAGACTGA TGGAGCTCCTCGGTGGGATAGCAGCAGTGGAGGTGGAGCCTCTTCCCAGGGCAGTAGTCCAGGCCTTTTCTGACAGATTTGAAGGGCCTCAAGCCAAGTCTTTGGACGTCCCTGAGGCAGACCTGTCCCACGTCGACCCCTTGATCACCAGCAGCCTCATGCCCTTCCAGAAGGAGGGAGTCAA TTTTGCAGTGTTTAAACAAGGACGCCTCCTCCTGGCTGATGACATGGGCCTAGGGAAGACTGTGCAGGCAATCTGCATTGCCTCCTACTACAGGAAGGAGTGGCCTGTACTGGTGGTGGCTCCCTCCTCTGTGCGCTTCACCTGGGCGGAG GCCTTTCAACGCTGGCTGCCCTCGTTGAGTCCTGACAGTATCAATGTGGTGGTGAAGGCCAAAGACAACCTGAGGGCAGGGCTTGTCAACATCATCAGCTACGACCTCCTCAGCAGGATGGACAAACAGCTGCCAGGGAGTCACTTTGACATTCTCATCATG GATGAATCTCACTTTCTAAAGAACATGAAGACAGCTCGTTGTAAAGCTGCCTTGCCGCTACTAAAG AAAGCCAAGCGAGTCATTCTCCTGTCAGGGACCCCTGCCATGTCCAGACCTTCTGAGCTCTACACCCAGATACTGGCTGTCAAACCGTCACTCTTCCCACGCTTCCACGAGTTTGGACTGCGCTACTGTGATGCCAAACAG TCGGTTTGGGGTTGGGATTACTCTGGCTCCTCCCATCTCAGCGAACTAAAACTGCTCCTGTCTGAGTCTTTGATGCTGCGGCGGCTCAAGTCCGAAGTTCTCTCCCAGCTTCCTTCCAAACAACGCAAAGTTGTCACGGTAACCATCGATGGAGTCAGCAACCGTACCAAAGCAGCTCTTTCAGCTGCGGCCTTGCAGTTAGCCAAGGGACACAATAAC AAAAAGGATGAAAATGAAGCCCTCCTTATTTTCTATAACCACACAGCTGAAGCGAAGCTACAAGCCATTAC GGAATACATCACTGACATGTTGGAGTGTGGGAGGGAAAAGTTCCTAGTGTTCGCCCATCATAAGTTGGTGTTGGATCACATTACAAACGAACTTGTTAAAAAG GATGTCTGTTTTATTCGCATTGACGGGACTACACCATCGAGTGAGCGCCAGCTGCTGTGCGACAAGTTTCAGTATTCTAACAAGACCTGCGTGGCCGTGCTGTCTATCACCGCCGCCAACATGGGCCTGACCCTGCACGCCGCCGACCTTGTGATATTTGCAGAACTTTTCTGGAACCCGGGG GTTCTGGTCCAAGCTGAAGACAGGGTGCATCGCATCGGTCAAACCAATAATGTGAACATTCACTACTTGGTTGCTAAGGGAACAGCTGATGATCACCTGTG GCCAATGATCCAAACAAAAATGAAAGTGTTGGAGCAGGTTGGTCTTTCAGAGTCCAACCTCTCATCCAATGCAGTGACGGCTCAATTCCACACTAGG GATCACCTACAGAGGAGCATTGCAGACATGTTTGAGAGGTCTTTCAGTAATGATGACAAGATGGACGACGAAAGCCTAATAGAAGAAGTCAACCTCTGCGCTGATTTTTGA